One window of Sardina pilchardus chromosome 2, fSarPil1.1, whole genome shotgun sequence genomic DNA carries:
- the rnf126 gene encoding E3 ubiquitin-protein ligase RNF126, translated as MAEAPPRPCRFFCHRCSEEISPRLPEYTCPRCESGFIEELPEETSAENGSSASTASSSEQNRPTFENVDQHLFTFPHGYGQFALGIFDDGFSLTPGLQPPEDNRDAENRREREMASRQRYGARQPRGRHVPRRQGSRGHEGVPTLEGIIQQLVNGIIAPTAMPNMGMGPWGMLHSNPMDYAWGANGLDAIITQLLNQFENTGPPPADREKIKSLPTIQITQEHVGAGLECPVCKEDYSEGENVRQLPCNHLFHNDCIVPWLEQHDTCPVCRKSLSGQNTATDPPGLSGMNFTPSSSSSSSSSSPSNENATNNS; from the exons GAATACACCTGTCCACGATGTGAATCAGGTTTCATTGAGGAATTACCTGAGGAGACGAG TGCTGAGAATGGTTCCTCCGCCTCCACAGCCTCTAGCAGTGAGCAGAATCGTCCCACGTTTGAG AATGTGGACCAGCACTTGTTTACGTTTCCACACGGCTATGGCCAGTTTGCACTGGGCATCTTCGACGACGGCTTCAGCCTCACGCCAGGCCTGCAACCGCCGGAGGACAACCGCGATGCCGAGAACCGCCGCGAGAGGGAGATGGCGTCAAGGCAACGATACGGCGCCCGGCAACCACGCGGGCGGCACGTTCCTCGAAGACAGGGGTCACGGGGGCACGAGGGTGTGCCCACTCTAGAGGG AATCATACAGCAATTAGTGAATGGAATCATTGCGCCAACTGCTATGCCTAATATGGGCATGGGACCATG GGGCATGCTTCATTCCAACCCAATGGACTACGCGTGGGGTGCCAACGGACTAGACGCCATCATTACACAA ttattaaatCAGTTTGAGAACACGGGGCCTCCCCCAGCTGACAGGGAGAAGATCAAGAGCCTCCCCACCATCCAGATCACACAGGAACACGTGG GTGCTGGGCTGGAGTGTCCGGTATGTAAAGAGGACTACAGTGAAGGAGAGAACGTCAGGCAGCTCCCCTGCAATCACCTCTTCCACAACGACTGCATAGTACCCTGGCTTGAACAG caTGACACGTGTCCAGTCTGCAGGAAGAGTCTGAGTGGTCAGAACACAGCCACGGATCCTCCCGGGTTATCTGGAATGAACTTCaccccttcatcctcctcctcttcttcctccagcTCCCCCAGCAATGAGAACGCCACAAACAACTCCTaa